The Haloarcula sp. DT43 genome includes a region encoding these proteins:
- the nadE gene encoding NAD(+) synthase — translation MSKATHPHTLKLPREEDGLATSNAATRRMQSILPAFVENQILEAEANGLVVPLDGSVESTVAAALAVDGIGADYVTGLVMPVQLSDEAPARTAETVASLLDIECHRLQLQPVLTAFQRVVGETGEPTDDLVAMRNAGERVRMACKYYVANTRNELVVGTVPRTERLLGSVAKFGGNGVDLSLFGDLYRTEIEALADALAVPSELFDRAPPVEHPSATDATELGVEQRELDSVLHFAIDRDWSAPEVADRVGVDEAVVERALRWCARTRHKRHTPPKPSMEN, via the coding sequence GTGAGCAAAGCGACGCACCCGCACACGCTCAAGCTCCCCCGCGAGGAAGACGGACTGGCAACGTCGAACGCGGCGACCAGGCGGATGCAGAGCATCCTCCCGGCGTTCGTCGAGAACCAGATACTCGAAGCGGAGGCGAACGGGCTGGTCGTTCCCCTCGACGGCAGCGTCGAGTCGACGGTCGCGGCCGCGCTGGCCGTCGACGGAATCGGGGCCGACTACGTGACCGGGCTGGTGATGCCGGTGCAGTTGAGCGACGAAGCGCCCGCCCGGACCGCCGAGACCGTCGCGTCGCTGCTGGACATCGAGTGTCACCGACTCCAGTTGCAGCCGGTGCTGACGGCGTTCCAGCGGGTCGTCGGCGAGACCGGCGAGCCGACCGACGACCTCGTGGCGATGCGAAACGCGGGCGAGCGCGTCCGGATGGCGTGTAAGTACTACGTCGCAAACACCAGGAACGAACTCGTCGTCGGGACGGTCCCGCGGACCGAACGACTGCTGGGGTCCGTCGCGAAGTTCGGCGGGAACGGCGTGGACCTGTCGCTGTTTGGCGACCTCTACCGGACCGAAATCGAGGCGCTGGCCGACGCCCTCGCCGTGCCCTCGGAACTGTTCGACCGCGCGCCGCCCGTGGAACACCCCAGCGCGACCGACGCGACGGAACTGGGCGTCGAACAGCGGGAACTCGACAGTGTCCTCCACTTCGCGATTGACAGGGACTGGTCCGCACCGGAGGTGGCCGACCGGGTCGGCGTCGACGAAGCCGTCGTCGAGCGGGCGCTTCGCTGGTGTGCCAGAACGCGCCACAAGCGACACACGCCACCGAAACCCTCGATGGAGAACTGA
- a CDS encoding 30S ribosomal protein S17: MEADPQEIIDTGDRLLAEYPELFTEQYETNTRLVQRLAGVDSFRIRTRLTGYITREKRTQDGRR, from the coding sequence ATGGAGGCCGACCCCCAAGAGATAATCGACACCGGCGACAGGCTGCTCGCGGAGTACCCCGAGCTGTTCACCGAACAGTACGAGACGAACACTCGCCTCGTGCAGCGTCTCGCCGGCGTGGACTCGTTTCGCATCCGCACCCGGCTCACGGGGTACATCACGCGCGAGAAGCGGACGCAGGACGGCCGGCGGTGA
- a CDS encoding 5'-deoxyadenosine deaminase, whose translation MLLTGTVVADAETVLQDGAVVVAGDRIEAVGPRADLEAEYADHEHQSYDVLLPGLVGGHIHSVQSLGRGIADDTELLDWLFDYILPMEASLTPEEMQVAAKLGYLEMIESGTTTCIDHLSVAHADRAFEAAGEIGIRGVLGKVLMDQRSPDGLLEDTQAALDESERLIREYHGAFDDRIRYAVTPRFAVSCTEECLRGARELADRYDGVRIHTHASENRSEIETVKADTGMRNIHWLDEVGLTGEDVVLAHCVWTDESEREVLAETGTHVTHCPSSNMKLASGIAPVRDYRERGINVALGNDGPPCNNTLDAFTEMRQASLLQKVDRLDPTVTPASEIFEMATINGAKAAGFEKVGALREGWRADVVGLDTDLTRATPLHDVLSHLVFAAHGDDVRFTMVDGTVLQEHGEVTAIDADAVRDRASEMGLNMDLEDARESAQEQKP comes from the coding sequence ATGTTACTCACAGGGACTGTCGTCGCGGACGCCGAGACCGTCCTGCAGGACGGGGCGGTCGTCGTCGCCGGGGACCGCATCGAGGCCGTCGGTCCCCGCGCCGACCTCGAAGCGGAGTACGCCGACCACGAACACCAGTCCTACGACGTGCTGTTGCCGGGACTCGTGGGCGGCCACATCCACTCGGTGCAGAGCCTCGGCCGTGGCATCGCCGACGACACCGAGCTGCTCGACTGGCTGTTCGACTACATCCTGCCGATGGAAGCCTCCCTGACTCCCGAGGAGATGCAGGTCGCGGCGAAACTGGGGTACTTAGAGATGATAGAGAGCGGGACCACGACCTGTATCGACCACCTCTCGGTCGCCCACGCCGACCGCGCCTTCGAGGCAGCGGGCGAAATCGGCATCCGCGGCGTCCTCGGCAAGGTGTTGATGGACCAGCGCTCGCCCGACGGTCTGCTGGAGGACACCCAGGCCGCCCTCGACGAGTCAGAGCGCCTCATCCGGGAGTATCACGGCGCGTTCGACGACCGGATACGGTACGCCGTCACGCCGCGATTCGCCGTCTCCTGTACCGAGGAGTGCCTCCGCGGCGCGCGCGAACTCGCGGACAGATACGACGGCGTGCGAATCCACACCCACGCCAGCGAGAACCGGAGCGAAATCGAGACGGTGAAAGCGGACACCGGGATGCGAAACATCCACTGGCTCGACGAGGTGGGCCTCACCGGCGAAGACGTGGTGCTCGCCCACTGCGTCTGGACCGACGAGAGCGAGCGGGAGGTGCTGGCCGAGACGGGGACACACGTCACGCACTGCCCGTCCTCGAACATGAAACTCGCCAGCGGCATCGCGCCGGTCCGGGACTACCGCGAGCGCGGCATCAACGTCGCACTCGGCAACGACGGGCCGCCGTGTAACAACACGCTCGACGCCTTCACGGAGATGCGACAGGCCAGCCTCCTCCAGAAGGTCGACCGGCTCGACCCGACGGTGACGCCCGCCAGCGAGATATTCGAGATGGCGACCATCAACGGCGCGAAAGCCGCCGGCTTCGAGAAGGTGGGGGCGCTCCGTGAGGGCTGGCGCGCCGATGTCGTCGGTCTCGACACGGACCTCACGCGGGCGACGCCGCTGCACGACGTGCTCTCCCATCTGGTGTTCGCCGCCCACGGCGACGACGTGCGCTTCACGATGGTCGATGGGACCGTCCTGCAGGAACACGGCGAAGTGACAGCCATCGACGCCGACGCCGTCCGCGACCGGGCCTCCGAGATGGGGCTCAACATGGACCTCGAAGACGCCCGGGAGTCGGCACAGGAACAGAAGCCCTGA
- a CDS encoding PhnE/PtxC family ABC transporter permease, with protein MPEERTGSSAEAGFGPSVAGEEYETEPLASKRRLTTLLGGCLVLLVAAWIAEVDPLALASPGAREQMLAFVAEGLPPDTSREYLLGRTVRDGLLWAVVETLAISVVGTALAVALAVPLAVTSAATVTHRGPLYANASPVRIAAGKGVYRASRTVLSFLRSVPGIVWGFLFVTAIGLGPFAGVLALAVHNAGVLGKLYADFLEDTNPLTTEAVAAGGATRLQAVCHGMVPQVTATVASYTLYRWECTIRSATILGFVGAGGIGYYLVVTIQRLQYGKLLTAIAAVFGLVLLSDWLASRFRTRLG; from the coding sequence ATGCCTGAGGAACGCACCGGCTCGTCGGCCGAGGCCGGATTCGGCCCATCGGTGGCCGGGGAGGAGTACGAGACGGAGCCGCTGGCCTCGAAACGTCGCCTCACGACGCTGCTCGGAGGCTGTCTCGTCCTGCTGGTCGCCGCCTGGATTGCGGAGGTCGACCCGCTGGCGCTCGCCTCGCCCGGCGCGCGCGAGCAGATGCTGGCCTTTGTCGCCGAGGGGCTGCCGCCGGATACCAGCCGCGAGTACCTGCTCGGCCGAACCGTCCGTGACGGGCTGCTGTGGGCCGTCGTCGAGACGCTGGCTATCAGCGTGGTCGGAACCGCGCTGGCCGTCGCGCTGGCCGTCCCGCTCGCGGTGACCAGCGCCGCGACGGTCACCCACCGCGGCCCGCTCTACGCGAACGCCTCCCCGGTGCGGATCGCCGCGGGCAAGGGGGTCTACCGCGCCAGCCGGACCGTCCTCAGCTTCCTCCGGTCGGTTCCGGGCATCGTCTGGGGCTTCCTGTTCGTCACTGCCATCGGGCTCGGCCCATTCGCCGGCGTCCTCGCGCTGGCGGTCCACAACGCCGGCGTCCTCGGGAAGCTGTACGCCGACTTCCTCGAAGACACGAACCCGCTGACGACCGAGGCGGTGGCGGCGGGCGGCGCGACGCGGCTCCAAGCGGTCTGTCACGGGATGGTCCCGCAGGTCACCGCGACGGTGGCCTCCTACACGCTGTACCGCTGGGAGTGTACCATCCGTTCGGCGACGATTCTCGGCTTCGTCGGGGCCGGCGGCATCGGCTACTACCTCGTCGTCACCATCCAGCGCCTGCAGTACGGGAAGCTCCTGACCGCCATCGCCGCCGTCTTCGGGCTGGTCCTCCTGAGCGACTGGCTCGCCTCGCGGTTCCGGACGCGACTGGGATGA
- a CDS encoding phosphonate ABC transporter ATP-binding protein, with product MSEPTADRELVFDGVTKRFDGEPALSDVSLRFSGGERVAVVGPSGAGKTTLLRLASGALTPDEGSITLGCGPVSGADVTLAYQGETLVDRRTALANVLSGRVGDCSWLRGFLEPLVPRDPEPGLELLEAVGLAGKADARAATLSAGERQRVAFARALVRAAPVVLADEPTANLDPASRVNVVDVLDRLLDGELLVTVLHEVGLALERFERIVGLADGRVRFDEPAGAVTDEMLDDLFAAGASTPDGRRSTGGTQQHRAAKSNGDADGHESRAQARWYA from the coding sequence ATGTCTGAGCCGACGGCGGACCGCGAACTGGTGTTCGACGGCGTGACCAAGCGCTTCGACGGCGAGCCGGCGCTGTCGGACGTGTCCCTGCGGTTCTCCGGCGGCGAACGCGTGGCCGTCGTCGGTCCCTCCGGCGCGGGCAAGACGACGCTCCTCCGACTGGCGAGCGGTGCGCTCACGCCAGACGAGGGGTCGATAACGCTCGGCTGCGGCCCGGTCTCCGGCGCGGACGTGACGCTCGCGTACCAGGGGGAGACGCTCGTCGACCGCCGGACCGCGCTCGCAAACGTCCTCAGCGGCCGGGTCGGCGACTGCTCGTGGCTCCGGGGCTTTCTCGAACCGCTCGTTCCGCGCGACCCCGAACCGGGGCTCGAACTGCTCGAGGCCGTGGGTCTCGCTGGGAAGGCCGACGCCCGCGCCGCGACTCTGAGTGCCGGGGAGCGCCAGCGGGTCGCCTTCGCACGGGCACTCGTTCGGGCCGCGCCGGTCGTCCTGGCCGACGAACCGACGGCGAACCTGGACCCCGCGTCCCGCGTGAACGTCGTCGACGTGCTCGACCGCCTCCTCGACGGCGAACTGCTCGTCACCGTTCTCCACGAGGTCGGTCTGGCGCTGGAGCGCTTCGAGCGTATCGTGGGCCTGGCCGACGGCCGCGTCCGCTTCGACGAACCCGCCGGCGCGGTCACCGACGAGATGCTCGACGACCTGTTCGCGGCCGGAGCGTCGACGCCCGACGGGCGACGGTCGACGGGTGGCACGCAACAGCACCGAGCGGCGAAATCGAACGGCGACGCCGACGGGCACGAATCCCGAGCGCAGGCCCGCTGGTATGCCTGA
- the phnD gene encoding phosphate/phosphite/phosphonate ABC transporter substrate-binding protein yields MQTTRRGFLGTAAALSLSGCLGSASGPTLTVGVVPDVDPDTAIEQNTALASYLEAELGATVDLRTAADYAGMVQAMVAGQVDLAYYGGVSYVLAHHRAGAEPVVVGSKDGETLWHSAFVVGADAEVGGMDDVAANAGDLELVFGDPISTSGTVMPTYYLQTEHDLAPQTAFEQVTHVGAHDATAKTVAGSTGTVGALNARIYDALVADDAVTGVREIWRTPGFPDYPWAVAPSMETATADEVRRAFTGLDSTDEADILDQQNVDRYVEVSHDDFTSLDTAVEMAGIETGTETEGSG; encoded by the coding sequence ATGCAGACCACGAGACGCGGCTTTCTGGGGACAGCGGCGGCGCTGTCGCTGTCCGGCTGTCTGGGGAGTGCGAGCGGGCCGACGCTGACCGTCGGCGTGGTTCCCGACGTGGACCCCGACACGGCAATCGAGCAGAACACGGCGCTCGCGTCCTATCTCGAAGCGGAACTCGGCGCGACGGTCGACCTCCGGACCGCCGCGGACTACGCCGGGATGGTCCAGGCGATGGTCGCCGGACAGGTCGACCTCGCGTACTACGGTGGCGTCTCGTACGTCCTCGCCCACCACCGGGCCGGCGCGGAGCCGGTCGTCGTCGGGTCGAAGGACGGCGAGACGCTGTGGCACTCCGCGTTCGTCGTCGGCGCGGACGCCGAGGTCGGGGGGATGGACGACGTGGCCGCGAACGCGGGTGACCTCGAACTCGTGTTCGGCGACCCCATCTCCACCAGCGGGACGGTAATGCCGACGTACTACCTCCAGACGGAGCACGACCTGGCCCCGCAGACGGCGTTCGAGCAGGTCACCCACGTCGGCGCACACGACGCCACAGCGAAGACCGTCGCCGGGTCGACCGGGACCGTCGGCGCGCTGAACGCTCGTATCTACGACGCGCTCGTCGCCGACGACGCGGTGACGGGCGTCCGCGAAATCTGGCGGACCCCGGGCTTTCCCGACTACCCGTGGGCCGTTGCCCCGTCGATGGAGACGGCGACGGCCGACGAGGTCCGCCGGGCGTTCACAGGCCTCGATTCGACGGACGAGGCCGACATCCTCGACCAGCAGAACGTCGACCGCTACGTCGAGGTCAGCCACGACGACTTCACTTCGCTCGACACGGCCGTCGAGATGGCCGGTATCGAGACCGGTACAGAGACAGAGGGGTCGGGGTGA
- a CDS encoding Rid family detoxifying hydrolase has product MKRVISTDDAPAAVGAYSQATTNGDLVFTAGQIPLTPDGELLDDEPIEVQAEQSLSNVEAVLREEGLDMSDVLKVTVFLNDIEDFDAMNDTYAGFFDDEPPARSAVEVANLPKGVGVEIEAIAAND; this is encoded by the coding sequence ATGAAGCGCGTCATCAGCACCGACGATGCCCCCGCGGCGGTCGGCGCGTACAGCCAGGCGACGACGAACGGCGACCTCGTGTTCACGGCGGGCCAGATTCCGCTGACGCCCGACGGCGAACTGCTGGACGACGAACCCATCGAGGTCCAGGCGGAGCAGTCGCTCTCGAACGTCGAGGCCGTCTTGCGCGAGGAGGGACTGGACATGAGCGACGTGCTCAAGGTGACTGTCTTCCTGAACGACATCGAGGACTTCGACGCGATGAACGACACCTACGCCGGTTTCTTCGACGACGAACCGCCGGCCCGCAGCGCGGTCGAGGTCGCCAATCTCCCGAAGGGCGTCGGCGTCGAGATCGAGGCCATCGCCGCGAACGACTGA
- a CDS encoding nucleotidyltransferase family protein: protein MTEHDRSIIGGVVLAAGDSTRFGDNNKLLASVDGAPLVRHVAETACASELDDVVAVVGHEAEAVGAALDGLPIAVRHNDDYPEGQSTSVRRGVAFARENSWDAAAFLLGDMPFVSAGTVDRLLAAYRTGGDSIVVPRYDGQRGNPVLFDRRHFDALAAVSGDRGGRDLIERGDGVRFVDVDDPGVRRDVDTEADLRDATE from the coding sequence ATGACTGAACACGACCGCTCGATAATCGGCGGCGTCGTCCTCGCCGCCGGCGACAGCACCCGGTTCGGGGACAACAACAAACTGCTCGCCTCGGTCGACGGCGCGCCACTGGTCCGACACGTTGCCGAGACCGCGTGCGCGTCGGAACTCGACGACGTCGTCGCCGTCGTCGGTCACGAGGCCGAGGCGGTCGGCGCGGCACTCGACGGTCTCCCGATTGCGGTGCGGCACAACGACGACTACCCCGAGGGCCAGAGCACCTCGGTCCGCCGCGGCGTCGCGTTCGCGCGCGAGAACAGCTGGGACGCCGCCGCCTTCCTACTCGGGGACATGCCGTTCGTCAGCGCCGGGACGGTCGACCGACTCCTCGCGGCGTACCGAACCGGCGGGGACAGTATCGTCGTCCCGCGATACGACGGTCAGCGCGGCAACCCCGTGCTGTTCGACCGACGGCACTTCGACGCGCTCGCGGCCGTCTCCGGCGACCGCGGGGGGCGGGACCTGATCGAACGCGGCGACGGCGTCCGGTTCGTCGACGTCGACGACCCCGGCGTCCGGCGCGACGTCGACACCGAGGCAGACCTTCGAGACGCCACAGAGTAG
- the yqeC gene encoding selenium cofactor biosynthesis protein YqeC, which yields MRLTDALALDDRALVAFVGAGGKKTAMGQLAAEGAREGVDVGFTTTTAMPPPPDLPLTLTVRDGYPYVISDHDPPLAFAREWVANPERVAEKVRGFDPEFLRSVYYSGVFDRLLVKADGARRREFKAPGEDEPVIPNAATHVVPVASVAAVGEPLTTDAVHRPERVAALTGLDVGDPITAEAVGEVLAHSEGGRRNAPSSAFVVPLVNKADTAELRATARDVLDHAMAQTERFSRGVVTSFETGVCEPVGTAMREASD from the coding sequence ATGCGACTGACTGACGCGCTGGCGCTCGACGACCGCGCGCTCGTCGCGTTCGTGGGGGCCGGCGGGAAGAAGACCGCGATGGGACAGTTGGCTGCCGAGGGCGCTCGCGAGGGCGTCGACGTCGGATTCACGACGACTACGGCCATGCCCCCGCCGCCCGACCTCCCCCTGACGCTCACCGTCCGCGACGGCTATCCGTACGTCATCTCCGACCACGACCCGCCGCTCGCCTTCGCCCGCGAGTGGGTTGCGAACCCCGAGCGCGTCGCCGAGAAGGTCCGCGGTTTCGACCCCGAGTTCCTTCGGTCGGTGTACTACAGCGGCGTCTTCGACCGGCTGCTGGTCAAGGCCGACGGCGCGCGCCGGCGCGAGTTCAAAGCCCCGGGCGAAGACGAGCCGGTGATTCCGAACGCGGCGACGCACGTCGTGCCGGTGGCCTCGGTCGCGGCCGTCGGCGAACCGCTCACGACCGACGCCGTCCACCGCCCGGAGCGCGTCGCGGCGCTCACCGGGCTCGACGTTGGTGACCCAATCACGGCTGAGGCAGTCGGGGAGGTGCTCGCACATTCAGAGGGCGGCCGCCGGAACGCCCCGTCGTCGGCGTTCGTGGTCCCGCTGGTGAACAAGGCCGACACGGCGGAGCTGCGAGCGACCGCCCGCGACGTGCTCGACCACGCGATGGCACAGACCGAGCGATTCTCTCGCGGCGTCGTCACCTCCTTCGAGACTGGCGTCTGTGAACCAGTCGGGACCGCCATGCGGGAGGCCAGTGACTGA
- a CDS encoding sulfurtransferase TusA family protein — protein MARVDVRGEICPRPALIVRRELSDLEPGDTLVVRGDYPPAEQNLRRMCTTHGFDVSTVESDGDEFELRLLVTELSSLPDR, from the coding sequence ATGGCTCGCGTGGACGTTCGCGGCGAAATCTGTCCCCGACCGGCGCTCATCGTCCGCCGGGAGCTCTCGGACCTCGAACCCGGGGACACGCTCGTGGTCCGAGGCGACTACCCGCCGGCCGAACAGAATCTCCGCCGGATGTGTACGACCCACGGCTTCGACGTGTCGACGGTCGAGTCCGACGGCGACGAGTTCGAACTCCGCCTGCTGGTGACCGAGCTGTCGTCGCTCCCAGACCGGTGA
- the selD gene encoding selenide, water dikinase SelD, translated as MAGDGPADTDAPSGEDPGTDGGSDEPRLTEYAELHGCSCKVGQSDLDALLADASLTDTRDELLFGVGEDAAARRLTDDLALVSTVDFFTPIVDDPYDFGRVAACNAASDAFATGATENLDCLVVLGLPRELTDSAAPLLAGMADALDAMDGGVAGGHTIMSPWPFAGGAVTATAHPDALLTAAGAGPGDRLYLTKPLGTQSAMGATRVSDGEFVETVREATDRPLDRLGDEAVAWMTTPNRDAALACRAFATAATDVTGFGLAGQCRVLAERSGVGVELTHLPVIAGTPALSRLFGYGLAAGESAETSGGLLVAVPPDSMADLEAAFDDAEVFYREVGRVTDGSGVTVDDPTVEPVRR; from the coding sequence ATGGCGGGCGATGGCCCTGCCGACACGGACGCCCCGTCTGGGGAGGACCCCGGGACCGACGGCGGCTCCGACGAACCGCGCCTCACCGAGTACGCGGAACTGCACGGCTGCTCCTGCAAGGTCGGCCAGAGCGACCTCGACGCGCTCCTCGCCGACGCTTCCCTCACCGACACGCGAGACGAGCTGCTGTTCGGCGTGGGCGAGGACGCCGCCGCCCGCCGGCTCACCGACGACCTGGCGCTGGTCTCGACGGTGGATTTCTTCACGCCAATCGTCGACGACCCGTACGACTTCGGCCGGGTCGCGGCCTGTAACGCTGCGAGCGACGCGTTCGCGACGGGCGCGACCGAGAATCTCGACTGCCTCGTCGTCCTCGGACTGCCGCGCGAACTGACCGACAGCGCGGCCCCGCTTCTCGCCGGGATGGCCGATGCCCTCGACGCCATGGACGGGGGCGTCGCCGGCGGTCACACCATCATGAGCCCGTGGCCGTTCGCCGGCGGAGCCGTCACCGCGACGGCACACCCCGACGCGCTGCTTACGGCGGCGGGAGCCGGTCCCGGCGATCGGCTCTACCTGACGAAACCGCTCGGGACGCAGTCGGCGATGGGCGCGACGCGCGTCTCCGACGGCGAGTTCGTCGAAACAGTCCGGGAGGCCACGGACCGTCCCCTCGACCGGCTCGGGGATGAGGCGGTCGCGTGGATGACCACGCCGAACCGCGACGCAGCGCTGGCATGCCGGGCGTTCGCCACCGCCGCGACAGACGTGACGGGCTTCGGCCTCGCCGGCCAGTGCCGCGTCCTTGCCGAGCGCTCGGGCGTCGGCGTCGAGCTGACGCACCTCCCGGTCATCGCGGGGACGCCGGCGCTCTCGCGGCTGTTCGGCTACGGACTCGCCGCGGGCGAGAGCGCCGAGACCAGCGGCGGACTGCTGGTCGCGGTCCCACCGGATTCGATGGCCGACCTCGAAGCCGCCTTCGACGACGCAGAGGTGTTCTACCGCGAAGTCGGCCGCGTCACCGACGGCAGCGGCGTCACCGTCGACGACCCGACCGTCGAACCGGTCCGCCGCTGA
- the yqeB gene encoding selenium-dependent molybdenum cofactor biosynthesis protein YqeB → MSLFQRLDELAAQGDPAALLTIVRKDGSAPRDVGDKMVVTASDEYGTIGGGTVEHLAVEDARAVLSGDREPGVRTYELKPGGNTGMVCGGEMDVFVDRVRGRPRLYVAGAGHISADLAPLAERLGYAVTVVDDREEYAAPEAFPEDTDVVHGDYGEELRALPMGRDTAVAVATRSGTFDQEAVAAALDGGAGYVGLVASKTKADHVLDSLAEAGYARRDLARVRTPVGLDLGGSGPAAVALSILAEVSMDRHGATGERATDLNLDDLAVVRGGGDLGSGVVFRLHRAGYPVVVTEVERPTVVRRAVAFGAALYEGEVDVEGVTGRRADDIDEAIEVLAAGDVPVLADPDAAVADELDAAVLVDAIMAKGKFDTGTRRGDADVVVGMGPGFVAGADVDAVVETDRGHELGRVFYEGTASAYDGEPGERRGYTHERVLRAPTDGSWEPTVAIGDTVAAGDVVGRVGDSPVETEIDGLVRGLVHGGLDVSEGTKLGDVDPRGESVDPTKISDKALCLGGGVLEAALRLG, encoded by the coding sequence ATGAGCCTGTTCCAGCGTCTCGACGAACTCGCCGCCCAGGGCGACCCGGCGGCGCTGTTGACCATCGTCCGCAAGGACGGGAGCGCCCCGCGGGACGTGGGCGACAAGATGGTCGTCACCGCCAGCGACGAGTACGGGACCATCGGCGGAGGCACCGTCGAACACCTCGCCGTCGAGGACGCCCGCGCGGTGCTGTCCGGCGACCGGGAACCGGGCGTCAGAACGTACGAACTCAAACCCGGCGGCAACACGGGAATGGTCTGTGGCGGCGAGATGGACGTGTTCGTCGACCGGGTCCGCGGCCGGCCGCGCCTCTACGTCGCCGGCGCGGGCCACATCAGCGCCGACCTCGCGCCGCTGGCCGAACGACTGGGCTACGCCGTCACCGTCGTGGACGACCGCGAGGAGTACGCCGCCCCCGAGGCGTTTCCCGAGGACACCGACGTGGTCCACGGGGACTACGGCGAGGAACTCCGGGCCCTGCCGATGGGCCGCGACACCGCGGTCGCGGTGGCGACGCGGAGCGGGACGTTCGACCAGGAGGCGGTCGCCGCGGCGCTGGACGGCGGCGCGGGCTACGTCGGTCTCGTCGCTAGCAAGACGAAGGCCGACCACGTCCTCGACTCGCTCGCCGAGGCTGGCTACGCTCGGCGCGACCTCGCTCGCGTCCGGACGCCAGTCGGCCTCGACCTCGGCGGGAGCGGCCCGGCCGCGGTCGCGCTCTCGATCCTCGCGGAGGTCAGCATGGACCGCCACGGCGCGACCGGTGAGCGCGCCACCGACCTCAACCTCGACGACCTCGCCGTCGTCCGCGGCGGCGGCGACCTCGGTAGCGGCGTCGTCTTCCGCCTCCACCGGGCGGGCTACCCGGTCGTCGTCACCGAGGTCGAGCGCCCGACGGTCGTCCGCCGGGCGGTCGCGTTCGGGGCGGCGCTCTACGAGGGCGAGGTAGACGTCGAGGGCGTCACCGGCCGGCGAGCCGACGATATCGACGAGGCGATCGAGGTTCTGGCCGCCGGGGACGTGCCGGTTCTCGCCGACCCCGACGCGGCGGTCGCCGACGAACTCGACGCCGCTGTCCTCGTGGACGCCATCATGGCGAAGGGGAAATTCGACACCGGAACGCGCCGGGGTGACGCCGACGTGGTCGTCGGGATGGGCCCCGGATTCGTGGCCGGCGCGGACGTCGACGCCGTCGTTGAGACCGACCGCGGGCACGAACTCGGCCGCGTGTTCTACGAGGGGACCGCGAGCGCCTACGACGGCGAACCGGGCGAGCGCCGCGGCTACACCCACGAGCGGGTGCTCCGCGCGCCGACCGACGGATCCTGGGAGCCGACCGTCGCCATCGGGGACACCGTGGCCGCTGGCGACGTGGTCGGACGGGTGGGGGACAGCCCGGTCGAGACGGAGATCGACGGCCTCGTCCGCGGTCTCGTCCACGGCGGCCTCGACGTGTCCGAGGGGACGAAACTCGGCGACGTCGACCCCCGCGGCGAGTCGGTCGACCCGACGAAGATCTCGGACAAGGCGCTGTGTCTGGGCGGCGGCGTCCTTGAGGCAGCGCTCCGCCTGGGCTGA
- a CDS encoding DsrH/TusB family sulfur metabolism protein, with product MLYLIDKPMAEIGLRTAADDPDAHVVLIQDGVYLTPDLDAQVSAVARDVDVRGVDLPPEIEPISYDRVVELLVEREVKSFV from the coding sequence ATGCTCTATCTCATCGACAAGCCGATGGCCGAAATCGGACTGCGCACCGCCGCTGACGACCCCGACGCTCACGTCGTCCTGATCCAGGACGGCGTCTACCTGACGCCGGACCTGGACGCGCAGGTCTCCGCCGTCGCGAGGGACGTGGACGTTCGCGGGGTCGACCTCCCCCCGGAGATCGAGCCGATCTCCTACGACCGGGTGGTCGAACTACTGGTCGAGCGGGAGGTGAAGTCGTTCGTATGA
- a CDS encoding DsrE family protein, which produces MKRDVVVMLTRAPYGRVHVPEGLRAARGVAAGFDLHDVTVVFTQDGVYGARDAVDRDALNMTGHVADLEEQDGTMVADAAAMAARDLEEADIADDVAVWPGDRVAARIRDADHTLDF; this is translated from the coding sequence ATGAAGCGCGACGTGGTCGTCATGCTGACCCGCGCGCCCTACGGCCGGGTTCACGTCCCCGAGGGACTGCGCGCGGCCCGCGGCGTCGCAGCCGGGTTCGACCTGCACGACGTGACCGTGGTGTTCACGCAGGACGGGGTCTACGGCGCGCGCGACGCCGTCGACCGGGACGCGCTGAACATGACGGGACACGTCGCGGACCTCGAAGAACAGGACGGGACGATGGTCGCGGACGCCGCCGCGATGGCCGCCCGCGACCTCGAGGAAGCCGACATCGCCGACGACGTGGCGGTGTGGCCCGGCGACCGCGTCGCAGCCCGCATCCGCGACGCGGACCACACGCTTGACTTCTGA